In one window of Solanum pennellii chromosome 2, SPENNV200 DNA:
- the LOC107010541 gene encoding ethylene-responsive transcription factor ERN1-like, with protein MARKRRASEALGEKIRDGDQGNVVWDEMVKETGVAAALGGARRARKRFVGVRQRPSGRWVAEIKDTIQKIRVWLGTFDTAEEAARAYDEAACLLRGANTRTNFWPCSSSSSSTPALPSKISNLLINRLKARNNSLAAAAAAAAASSSSSDSSEPVEIHDQDKHGEEFKEEEAYFSDSQYMEYLKDPEDVITENNMISNMSANNVSNFTNTLEACLSDNDYSVIQPVKSDENSINNMMKVYSEEEIEEVGDVEVEPIDFQFVDEIGSSCYYSAFEEMNSSETMEEGIIYGDEPSMLSEAMRRMNYERKFSASLYAFNGITECLKLKLKSGVMQREGCEQISRLRNACKRNRNNEEEEEKKIHKKDSEYSSESPSETGPSPETGSSSSTISDETTYDSELSLWSSIDLPPICAFFA; from the coding sequence ATGGCTAGGAAAAGAAGGGCGAGTGAGGCACTTGGTGAAAAAATCCGTGATGGTGATCAAGGGAATGTGGTCTGGGACGAAATGGTAAAGGAAACTGGTGTTGCAGCTGCGCTTGGTGGAGCGCGGCGAGCACGGAAGAGATTTGTGGGTGTTAGACAGAGGCCATCAGGTAGATGGGTAGCTGAAATTAAAGACACTATACAAAAAATAAGGGTGTGGTTAGGTACCTTTGACACAGCTGAAGAAGCAGCAAGGGCATATGATGAAGCTGCTTGTTTACTTCGTGGAGCCAATACTCGCACGAATTTCTGGCCCtgttcttcatcttcttcttctactccGGCTCTTCCTTCGAAAATCAGTAATCTTCTTATTAATAGGCTCAAAGCTAGAAATAATTCCTTAGCCGCCGCCGCTGCTGCAGCagctgcttcttcttcttcttctgattCTTCTGAGCCTGTGGAAATTCATGATCAGGACAAACATGGAGAAGaattcaaagaagaagaagcttATTTTTCGGATTCGCAGTATATGGAGTATCTCAAAGATCCCGAAGATGTGATTACTGAAAACAACATGATCAGTAATATGAGTGCAAATAACGTAAGCAATTTCACAAACACGTTGGAGGCATGCTTGAGTGACAACGATTATAGTGTAATTCAGCCTGTGAAAAGCGATGAAAACTCGATTAATAATATGATGAAAGTATACTCAGAAGAAGAGATTGAAGAGGTAGGAGATGTAGAGGTAGAGCCAATTGACTTTCAATTTGTTGACGAAATTGGATCATCATGTTACTATTCAGCATTTGAAGAGATGAATTCATCAGAGACAATGGAAGAGGGGATTATTTATGGAGACGAGCCATCGATGCTAAGTGAAGCAATGAGGAGGATGAATTACGAGAGGAAGTTCTCAGCATCGCTTTATGCTTTCAACGGAATAACAGAATGCTTAAAATTGAAGCTGAAATCCGGAGTTATGCAGAGAGAAGGATGTGAACAAATAAGCAGATTGAGAAACGCATGCAAAAGGAACCGCAACAACGAGGaggaagaggaaaagaaaattcataagAAGGATAGTGAGTACAGTTCAGAAAGTCCATCAGAGACCGGACCATCACCAGAAACTGGATCATCTTCTTCCACAATTTCCGACGAAACTACTTATGATAGTGAATTGTCCCTCTGGAGCTCAATTGATCTACCACCAATCTGCGCATTTTTTGCTTAG